The Palaemon carinicauda isolate YSFRI2023 chromosome 37, ASM3689809v2, whole genome shotgun sequence genome contains a region encoding:
- the LOC137629575 gene encoding protein obstructor-E-like has translation MYKLALLFFVGVTTAQFNCPGDDGFYPDPRQCDKYYDCYRGSMTEKLCPDGLVFDYTLSPGVEQCNYPFIVECPEGSALQPAQPSGIECPRQNGYFEHEDPSNCEQYYECTGGAPVTRSCATGLVFDEFTGTCQWAHTGIRTGCGQRVEVLPDGFSCPNNTQVHTNGQELDHARYVKPDDCRFFYICYEGKYPREVGCPQGTVFNDANLICDAPENVPGCENYYPNEPLTGLRAAGLGL, from the exons ATGTACAAGCTCGCCCTCCTTTTCTTCGTCG gtGTGACTACCGCCCAGTTCAACTGCCCCGGTGATGATGGGTTCTACCCCGATCCCCGTCAGTGCGACAAGTACTATGACTGCTACCGTGGCAGCATGACTGAAAAGCTCTGCCCTGATGGCCTCGTTTTTGACTACACTCTCTCCCCTGGCGTTGAACAGTGCAACTACCCCTTCATTGTAGAGTGCCCCGAAGGATCTGCTCTCC AGCCAGCCCAGCCATCAGGCATTGAGTGCCCTCGCCAGAACGGATACTTCGAACACGAGGATCCCTCTAACTGCGAACAGTACTATGAATGCACAGGAGGTGCCCCAGTCACCCGCTCCTGCGCCACCGGCCTTGTCTTCGACGAATTCACCGGCACCTGCCAGTGGGCTCACACCGGTATCCGTACTGGATGTGGCCAACGCGTCG AAGTCCTCCCCGACGGCTTCTCCTGCCCCAACAACACCCAGGTCCACACCAACGGTCAGGAACTCGACCACGCCCGCTACGTGAAACCCGATGACTGCCGTTTCTTCTACATCTGCTACGAAGGCAAATACCCACGTGAGGTCGGCTGCCCACAGGGAACCGTCTTCAACGATGCCAACCTTATCTGTGATGCCCCCGAGAACGTACCTGGCTG CGAAAACTATTACCCCAACGAACCCTTGACCGGCTTGAGGGCTGCAGGATTGGGTCTGTAA